DNA from Nitriliruptor alkaliphilus DSM 45188:
ACCTCACCGCCGCGCTGCACGTCGCCCAGGCCGCCAACCGGGTGATGCAGGACCAGCCCGGCGGGGGCGTCGTGGTCAACGTCGGCAGCGTCAGCGGGCTGCGACCGTCGCCGGGGACGGCGGCGTACGGCGCGGCCAAGGCCGGGTTGATCGGGCTCACGCGCAGCCTCGCCGTCGAGTGGGCGCCACGGGTCCGCGTGGTGTGCGTGACCCCGGGCCTCGTGGCGACCGAGGGGGCCGACGCCCACTACGACGACCCGACAGCCATCGCCGCGACCGTGCCGCTCGGCCGCTTCGCCACCCCGGAGGAGGTCGCCGAGGCGATCCACTGGGTCGCTTCGCCCGCGGCCAGCTACGTCAGCGGCAGCAACCTCGTCCTCGACGGCGGTGGCGAGTGGCCCGCGTTCCTGCGGGCGGCCCCCGACGCGGGCGGAGGCTGATCGTGCGCGTCGGCCTCACCGCGATGCTGACGGATCGATCGATCCGGCCGGACGAGCTGGCGCGCGCCGCCGAGGACCGCGGCTTCCACAGCCTCCTGCTGCCCGAGCACACCCACCTGCCGCTCGTCAGCCGCGACGACCACCCCCTGGAGGGGCGGGTGCCGGACGACTACGCGCGCACGCTCGACCCGTTCGTGGCGCTGGCAACCGCTGCCGGGGTCACCGAGAGCCTCGTGCTCGGCACCGGCATCGCCCTGCTGCCGGTCCGTGACGCCCTGCTGACCGCCAAGGAGGTCGCCACCCTCGATCACCTCAGCGGCGGTCGGGTCGTCCTCGGCGTCGGCGCCGGGTGGAACCTCGCTGAGCTGGCCGACCACGGCATCGACGTGGCGACCCGTCGGGCCCGGTTGCGCGAGCAGGTGGCCGCCATGCGGTCGCTGTGGCGCGACGAGGTCGCCACCTTCACCGGTGATCACGTGTCGTTCGAGCCGAGCTGGGCGTGGCCGAAACCCGTCGCGGGTGGTGTGCCGATCTGGCTCGGTGTCGGTGCCGGAACGACGGGGCTGGCGGACGTCGCCGCGTTCGCCGACGTCTGGGCGCCGCACGGCGCATCCGGCCTGGTGGACGCGCTCCCGCGCCTCGCCGCCGCGTGCGAAGCGATCGACCGTGACCCCGCGACGGTCCGCACCGTGCCCGTCGGAACCCGCCCGACGGCCGGCAAGCTCGACCACCTCGTCGACCTCGGCATCGACGAGGTCGTGGTCCTGCTGCCGGACGTGCGCCGTGACGCCGCGCTGGCCGAGCTCGAGCGGCTAGCCGACCTGCTGACCGACTGGCGCGGTGCTGCACCCGCGCCGACCGACGAGCGCGCCCGCGCGGCGACGTCGCCGGTCGACCCGCATGCTGCCCCGGTGGGGGCGAGGAGGAGCACGACGTGACCACCCAGCGCGAGCACACCGTCCAGGGCGCCATCGTCATCCCGGAGGCGGCCGCATCCCGCGACCACCACGGCATCGCCGAGATCGACCACGCGGTGGACATCGTCGCCGCGAACGCGAGGCGGTGGACGCGCACCCCCATCGCCGACCGTCGTCGCCTCCTCGCCCGGATCATCGACGACACGATGTCGGTGGCCGAGGCGTGGTCCGTGGCCGGTGCGGAGGCCAAGGGCATCGAGCCCGGCACGCCGGCGTGGGGGGAGGACGTCGCGACCGGTCCGATGCAGCTGGTGCGGCACGCCCGGCTGCTCGACCGCACGCTCGAGTCGCTCGAGCAGACCGGCGAGGTCGGCCTGCCCGGCCCGCCGGTGGTCCGGCCGGACGGTCAGGTCACGGTGCCGGTCTTCCCGACCTCGCTGCTCGAGCGCGCGACCTACGTCGGGCACACCGCCGACGTGTGGCTCCAGCGCAGCGTCACCTCGCCCGAGCAGGTGCGCACCGCGCTGGCGTACCGCAGCTGGTCGGATCCGAAGGTCGCCTTCGTCCTCGGTGCGGGGAACGTGTCCTCGGTGGGTGCCTCGGACTGCCTCTACAAGCTCTACAACGAGGACCAGGTCTGCGTCCTGAAGATGAACCCGGTCAACGAGCACACCGGACAGTTCGTCGAGGTCGCCATCCGGGCGCTGGTCGAGGAGGGGTTCGTCCGCATCATCTACGGCGGCGCCAAGGAGGGTGAGCACCTCACCAGCCACCCGAAGGTCGACACCATCCACATGACCGCCTCGGACAAGACCCACGATGCGGTCGTGTTCGGCACCGGTGAGGCGGGCGCGCGTCGCAAGGCCGAACGCACGCCGCTGATCGACAAGGAGGTCACCTCCGAGCTCGGCAACGTCAGTCCCGTGATCGTGGTCCCCGGCCCCTGGAGCGACGACGACATCGCCTACCAGGGCAAGTCGATCGCCTCGATGCTGGCGGCCAACGCCGGGTTCACCTGCGCCTGCCCCCGCGTGATCGTCACCCACGGTCGGTGGAACCGGCGTCGCGCGTTCCTCGATGCGTTCCGGCGCGCGCTGGCCGAATCGCCGCAGCGTGCGGCCTACTACCCCGGGGCGCGCGACCGGTGGCGCTTCTTCTGCGACGCCTACCCCGACGCCGAGGTCTACGGCCGCAGCAACGGCGACCCGGTCCCGTGGACCTTGCTGCCCGACCTCGACCCGACCGATGCCGACCAGCCCGCCTTCAACGTCGAGGCGTTCAACGGCGTCCTCGGCGAGGTGGCGCTCGAGGCGCCGCTCGACGTCGGGGCCTACCTCGACGCGGCCGTGGACTTCTGCAACGACACGCTCTGGGGCACGCTCGGGGTGACGCTCATCGTGCACCCGAAGACGTTGCAGAGCCCCGGTATCGCGGCGGCCTTCGACCGGGCCATCGCCAACCTGCGGTACGGGACGGTGTCGGTCAACGCCTGGGCGGCCACCGGGTACGGCCTGACCTCGACCCCGTGGGGGGCGTTCCCCGGCCACCCGCTGCACGACATCCAGTCGGGCCGCGGGGTGGTGCACAACACCTACATGCTCGAGGACGTCGAGAAGGCCGTCATCCGCGCACCGTTCAAGCTCGGCAAGAAGCCGCCGATGTCGTACGACTTCTCCACGTTCGGCGAGATGTCACGGCGACTGCTGCGGGCCGAGGCCTACGGCGACTGGAAGCAGCTGCCCGGCATCGTCCGCGACGGCATCAAGGCCTGAGCCGCCCGGGTCGGGCTGGCGGCCGCCGGCTACGCCGGGGCCACGGTGGCCGTCTCGACCATCGTGGCTCCCAGCGGCACGCCGCGGGCGGCGTCGCGGGCCTCCCCGGCACGGACCATCGCCACCGCCGCGAGGATGCACGCGAGGATGGCGAACCCGAGCGTGAGCCAGGCGACGCCGGCGGTCGCAGGTCCCGGCGGCCGCGTCGGGCCAACCACGGAGTCGCCCTTCGAGCGTTCGCCCCGTCGCCGCTTCTCCGGTTCCGCTTCGTCGTACCACGACCGGTCGCTCACCGGTGACCCCCTCCATCGGTGGTGAGAGCATGGCAGACCGGGTCCACCGGTGCATCAGAGTCGTTCCGACCGGGCCGGTGGGCTACCTGGTCGTGGAGGAGGGCCGATCGCCTGCTCGACCGCGGCGCCGACACCCTGCCTACCCGCCGAGGGTGTCGGCGAGGTGTCGTGCGAGCGGCCACGCGCCGGTGGTGGTGTTGGCCACGACGGTGTGGGTCGTGCCCGCCTCAGGGTCGTGGACGCTGCGGAACGAGACACCTGTGTCGCCACCCTCGAGGATGACGGCGGATCCCGACGCGGCGAGCCAGAACCCGAGGCCGTACCGCTCACGGTGCTCGGGCGGGTCGGAGCGTGGCCTGACCATCTCCTCGACCCACGCCTGCGGGACGACGCGCCCCGAGGTGAAGCTGGTCCACAGCGCGTGGACGTCGGCGACGGTGGTGTGCAGTCCGCCGTCACCGGTGCCGCGGACCGGCAGGTGCAGGACGTTGGTGCGTAACCCGTCGGCCCTGAGGTACCCCCGGGCGGTGCGGTCGTCCGGCTCGTCGGAGCGCAGGAACGCGGTCTCGCTCATCCCGGCGGGCAGGCACACCCGGCGGTCGACGAGCTCGTGGAACGGGGTGCCGGTGACCCGTTCGGCGAGCAGCGCGAGCACCACGTAGCCGCTGTTGCAGTACGAGAACCGCTCGCCTGGCGAGAACTTCGGTGGGCGCCTGTCGAGCACCGGGAGGTGATCCTCAGCCGTCGCCAGCCGGTGGACGGGCACGTCGAGCAGGTAGTCGTCGAGGTCGAGGTCGTCGTCCTCGTCGATGTGGTCGCCGATACCCGAGCGGTGGGCCAGTAGGTGCTCGACGGTGACGTCGTCACCGATGAGCGGCAGGTCGTCGCCGAGGATCTCGCGAGCCGGCGTCGCCAGCGCGAGTCGCCCCTCGTCGATGAGGCTGACCACCGTGAGGGCGGTCAGGCCCTTGGTGCCGCTCGCGATGCCGAAACGGGTCTCGGGCGTGACCGGGATCCGGTAGGCCCGGTCGGCGTACCCGTAGCTGGCCAGCAGCTCGGTACCGTCCGGCCCGTCGACGCGCACCACGCCCGAGAACCGTGTCTCGGCCGCGATCTCGTCGATGGTCCCCCAGAGGTCCGGCATCGTTCGACGCTAGCCCGCCCGGCCTGGGGTGTCAGCCGAGGGCGCCGGTCGCCCTCAGCGCCTGCCGCCGGTCCTCGTCGTAGCCGAGGCCGGCGAGGACCTCGTCGGTGTGCTGGCCGATCTCGGGCGCCTTCGCCGGCGGGGGGATCTGTTCGCCGATGAACCGCACCGGGAAGGGCAGCATGTCCGCGCCGTGCTGCTGGTGGGGCAGCAGCGGCAACCGGTCCTGGAACTGCGGGTCGTGGACGACCGTTCGAGGGGTGTTGACCGGCGCGATGGGCGTGTCCACCTCGCCGGCGAACGTCAGCCACTGCTCGCACGTGCGGGTCGCGAAGATGTCGCGCAGCTCGGCCTGCAGCTCGCGGTTCCCGCGGGCGTGATCGGCGTAGGTCGACCCGGGCCAACGCTCGAACAGGTCCAGCCGACCGACGCCCTCGCAGAAGTTGCGCCAGAACGCCTGCTCGGAGGCCATGAACAGGACGTGGCCGTCCATCGCGGCGTAGATCTGGTACCGGACGCCCTCGCGCATGCCCGCGGTCCCCGGGGCGCGGCGCTCGTAGTCGTCCGCAGCGTTGCCGGTGACCTCGCTCTCCGGCCGCTCGTAGGCCAGCCAACTCTCCGATCGGTACCAGTCGGTGTACGCCGCGGCGTCGGACTGGGCGACGTCCAGCGCGCACCCCTCACCGGTCTCGCGCGCCCGGATCACGGCCGCCAGCACGCCGACGGCGCCGATCACCGGCCCGACGTTGATGCCGAGGGAGACGTGCTCGGGGATGTAGGTGAACCCCTCGTCGTCGACCGCCGGATCGACGATGCCCGCCCAGGTGTCGTACGCGATGCCGTGGCTCGGGAGGTCCGCGTACGGACCGGTCATGCCGTACCCGGAGATGGTGCAGAACACCAGCGCCGGGTTGATCGCCCGGAGCTGGTCGAACCCGAGCCCCCGCCGGGCCAGGGCACCGGGGCGCATCGCCTCGATCACGACGTCGGCATCGCGGGCGAGGTCCTCGAACACGGCACGCCCCTCGTCGGTGCGCAGGTCGAGCGTGATCGAGCGCTTGCCGCGGTTGACGTGGAGGTGCAGCAGGGACGTGCCTTCGATGATGGGCCAGGTCATCGACCGCACGTAGTCGCCCTTCGGCGGTTCGACCTTGATGACGTCGGCGCCGAGGTCGGCGAGCGCGGTGGTGATCGCGGCGGGCCCCAGCATCGAGGCTTCGACGACGCGCACGCCGGCGAGCGGTGGGCGGGTGGGCACGAGCTTCTCCTCGACGGCCTCGGTCGGCAGGCTAGCCTGTATCTGACGGGTCGTCAGGTTCTGTGGGAGGGCTGAGTGACCGACCATCGTGGGAGGACCGCCGGGAACCTCTTGCCGGCGCTGACCGTGCCGGGGCTGGTCGCGTGGGCGGCCGACCGCTTCGGTGACGGCGAGGCGCTGGTCGACGCGGCGGAGCGCGGGGGCGCCGCGGTCCGGTGGTCCTGGCGCGACCTGCACAGCGAGGTGCGCCGCGCCGCCGCCGCGCTGATCGCCGCCGACGTCGCCCCCGGCGACCGTGTCGCCATCTGGGCGCCCAACATCCACGAGTGGGTCGCCGCTGCCCTCGGTGCGTTGACCGCCGGCGCGACGCTCGTGCCCTGCAACACGCGGTACAGGGGCCACGAGGTCGGTCACCTGCTCGAGGTCAGCCGCGCCACGTGCCTCCTGACCGTGACCGGGTTCCTCGGGGCGGACAACGTCGCGCTGTTGCGCGACGCCCGCGGCGAGGCCGACGGTGACCGCCCCGTGGCCACGCTGCCCCACCTGCGCCGGATCGTGGTCCTGCGCGGCGAGGCGCCTGCCGGCACGACGGCGTGGTCGGACCTGCTCGCCGAGGGCGCCGAGGTCGACACGGCTGAGGTCGAGCGCCGGGCCGCGGCGGTGGCGCCGGACGACGTCTCGGACCTGATCTTCACGTCCGGTACCACGGGGAGCCCGAAGGGCGTCATCGCGACCCACGGCCAGACCGTCCGGGTCTTCACCGAGTGGGCGGACCTCGTGGGCCTGCGCGCTGACGACCGCTACCTCGTGGTCAACCCGTTCTTCCACACCTTCGGTTACAAGGCGGGCA
Protein-coding regions in this window:
- a CDS encoding serine hydrolase domain-containing protein; its protein translation is MPDLWGTIDEIAAETRFSGVVRVDGPDGTELLASYGYADRAYRIPVTPETRFGIASGTKGLTALTVVSLIDEGRLALATPAREILGDDLPLIGDDVTVEHLLAHRSGIGDHIDEDDDLDLDDYLLDVPVHRLATAEDHLPVLDRRPPKFSPGERFSYCNSGYVVLALLAERVTGTPFHELVDRRVCLPAGMSETAFLRSDEPDDRTARGYLRADGLRTNVLHLPVRGTGDGGLHTTVADVHALWTSFTSGRVVPQAWVEEMVRPRSDPPEHRERYGLGFWLAASGSAVILEGGDTGVSFRSVHDPEAGTTHTVVANTTTGAWPLARHLADTLGG
- a CDS encoding TIGR03619 family F420-dependent LLM class oxidoreductase; translation: MRVGLTAMLTDRSIRPDELARAAEDRGFHSLLLPEHTHLPLVSRDDHPLEGRVPDDYARTLDPFVALATAAGVTESLVLGTGIALLPVRDALLTAKEVATLDHLSGGRVVLGVGAGWNLAELADHGIDVATRRARLREQVAAMRSLWRDEVATFTGDHVSFEPSWAWPKPVAGGVPIWLGVGAGTTGLADVAAFADVWAPHGASGLVDALPRLAAACEAIDRDPATVRTVPVGTRPTAGKLDHLVDLGIDEVVVLLPDVRRDAALAELERLADLLTDWRGAAPAPTDERARAATSPVDPHAAPVGARRSTT
- a CDS encoding CaiB/BaiF CoA transferase family protein; translated protein: MPTRPPLAGVRVVEASMLGPAAITTALADLGADVIKVEPPKGDYVRSMTWPIIEGTSLLHLHVNRGKRSITLDLRTDEGRAVFEDLARDADVVIEAMRPGALARRGLGFDQLRAINPALVFCTISGYGMTGPYADLPSHGIAYDTWAGIVDPAVDDEGFTYIPEHVSLGINVGPVIGAVGVLAAVIRARETGEGCALDVAQSDAAAYTDWYRSESWLAYERPESEVTGNAADDYERRAPGTAGMREGVRYQIYAAMDGHVLFMASEQAFWRNFCEGVGRLDLFERWPGSTYADHARGNRELQAELRDIFATRTCEQWLTFAGEVDTPIAPVNTPRTVVHDPQFQDRLPLLPHQQHGADMLPFPVRFIGEQIPPPAKAPEIGQHTDEVLAGLGYDEDRRQALRATGALG
- a CDS encoding SDR family oxidoreductase, which translates into the protein MQGADEGAGDGRAVVLVTGGTRGIGAAVARRFLAEGAHVAVCSRSGAGDAPQVGGRCASTHTADVRDPAAVTALVDEVVATHGRLDVVVNNAGGSPNSAAAEASPRFHAAIIDLNLTAALHVAQAANRVMQDQPGGGVVVNVGSVSGLRPSPGTAAYGAAKAGLIGLTRSLAVEWAPRVRVVCVTPGLVATEGADAHYDDPTAIAATVPLGRFATPEEVAEAIHWVASPAASYVSGSNLVLDGGGEWPAFLRAAPDAGGG
- a CDS encoding aldehyde dehydrogenase family protein; the encoded protein is MTTQREHTVQGAIVIPEAAASRDHHGIAEIDHAVDIVAANARRWTRTPIADRRRLLARIIDDTMSVAEAWSVAGAEAKGIEPGTPAWGEDVATGPMQLVRHARLLDRTLESLEQTGEVGLPGPPVVRPDGQVTVPVFPTSLLERATYVGHTADVWLQRSVTSPEQVRTALAYRSWSDPKVAFVLGAGNVSSVGASDCLYKLYNEDQVCVLKMNPVNEHTGQFVEVAIRALVEEGFVRIIYGGAKEGEHLTSHPKVDTIHMTASDKTHDAVVFGTGEAGARRKAERTPLIDKEVTSELGNVSPVIVVPGPWSDDDIAYQGKSIASMLAANAGFTCACPRVIVTHGRWNRRRAFLDAFRRALAESPQRAAYYPGARDRWRFFCDAYPDAEVYGRSNGDPVPWTLLPDLDPTDADQPAFNVEAFNGVLGEVALEAPLDVGAYLDAAVDFCNDTLWGTLGVTLIVHPKTLQSPGIAAAFDRAIANLRYGTVSVNAWAATGYGLTSTPWGAFPGHPLHDIQSGRGVVHNTYMLEDVEKAVIRAPFKLGKKPPMSYDFSTFGEMSRRLLRAEAYGDWKQLPGIVRDGIKA